Genomic window (Sulfurimonas sp.):
CGTAACGAGGCATCATCTCATCTTTTAGATGTGCTGCTTCACGGTCGAGAGTTATAGACTCTATGGCACGATGAGCTTTTAGCATAATTGTTCCACCTGGAGTTTCATAACAGCCACGAGCTTTCATACCTACAAAACGATTTTCAACTATATCAACACGACCGATGCCATGTTCTCCGCCAATTTCATTTAAAGTTTTAAGCATTGTTGCTGGGCTCAACTTTTTTCCATTAAGTGCAACTGGATCACCATTTTTATACTCAAGTGTAATATACTCAGCTTCATCTGGAGCATTTTGGGGTGAGTTAGACCACAACCACATAGATTCTTCGGGCTCTGCTGATGGGTCTTCTAGTATTCCACCTTCATAAGAGATGTGCAGTAGATTTGCATCCATAGAGTAAGGAGATTTTTTACCTTTTTTCTCAATAGAGATTCCATGTTCTTCAGCATAAGATAGAAGTTTTTCACGAGAGTTTAAGTCCCACTCTCTCCATGGAGCGATGATAGTTAGAGTAGAATCTTGTGCTAAATAACCCATCTCAAATCTAACTTGATCATTTCCTTTTCCAGTCGCACCATGACTAACGCCATCTGCCCCTGTAAGCTTTGCGATTTCAGATTGTCTTTTTGCGATAAGTGGACGAGCGATAGAAGTACCTAAAAGATATTCTCCTTCATAGATAGCATTTGCTCTAAACATAGGATACACAAAATCTTTTACAAACTCTTCTTTTAAATCATCAATAAAAATATTT
Coding sequences:
- a CDS encoding argininosuccinate synthase, producing the protein MKKEVKKVVLAYSGGLDTSVILKWLQDEYKCEVVTFTADLGQGEELEPARIKALELGIKPENIFIDDLKEEFVKDFVYPMFRANAIYEGEYLLGTSIARPLIAKRQSEIAKLTGADGVSHGATGKGNDQVRFEMGYLAQDSTLTIIAPWREWDLNSREKLLSYAEEHGISIEKKGKKSPYSMDANLLHISYEGGILEDPSAEPEESMWLWSNSPQNAPDEAEYITLEYKNGDPVALNGKKLSPATMLKTLNEIGGEHGIGRVDIVENRFVGMKARGCYETPGGTIMLKAHRAIESITLDREAAHLKDEMMPRYAKLIYNGFWFAPEREMLQAAIDNTQKYVQGEVRLKLYKGSIIVVGRTSDVSLFNEEYSTFEEDEVYNQKDAEGFIKLNALRFIIEGKARKGK